From the Selenomonas timonae genome, one window contains:
- a CDS encoding Wadjet anti-phage system protein JetA family protein, which translates to MELFDVLPEHFFGLLAGKCRRIYAEAGLCLYERYRLAQFGIEQEILRDKFQELIESWAEAGVAYEDEDFSAKDAGAEESRAKANHMIRRMKEFGWLDYEQRENFKIFILLPHYSSRLWGLFANLCEGRAVEYQRFAFTTYQVLSGEAAKAQPSMAVLEAERLAEEFVEELRILLNNIKSKMEQVSAQTSLQDVLSHHFVEYRADIVDRSYHRLKTSDHVSRYRIRILQEVQEIRQNKERLRALCDDAVRRQLADSVETAEYRMNASLQTIEEIYRGLDDMFAQIDRRHNQYVRASYERALYLQQAGSARTESMIAGVLLAIAEAREEGSEVGGLARLFRLQAMDMLLPSSRYVPRKKRILEPAAATPVRSIDEELRARVRRESAERVARGISRQKIEAWILDVLGQRGSMEIEELLTILRETAEPDLLQLLYVYLYGHDELAKYRLGKHKEIREQDTIRYSNRTLRRREKRK; encoded by the coding sequence ATGGAACTGTTTGATGTTCTGCCCGAACATTTCTTCGGGCTGTTGGCGGGGAAATGCCGGCGGATCTATGCGGAGGCGGGACTCTGCCTCTACGAGCGGTACCGCCTTGCCCAGTTCGGCATCGAGCAGGAGATTCTGCGCGATAAATTCCAGGAGCTCATCGAGAGCTGGGCGGAAGCCGGCGTTGCCTACGAGGATGAGGACTTTTCGGCGAAGGATGCCGGCGCGGAGGAGTCGCGCGCCAAAGCAAATCACATGATCCGCCGCATGAAGGAATTCGGCTGGCTGGACTATGAGCAGCGTGAAAACTTCAAAATATTTATTTTGCTCCCACATTACAGCAGCCGCTTGTGGGGGCTTTTTGCAAATCTCTGCGAGGGGCGTGCGGTGGAGTACCAGCGCTTTGCCTTTACGACCTATCAGGTGCTCTCGGGCGAGGCGGCAAAGGCGCAGCCGAGCATGGCTGTGCTCGAGGCGGAGCGGCTCGCCGAGGAGTTCGTCGAGGAACTGCGCATTCTGCTGAACAATATCAAGAGCAAGATGGAACAGGTCTCCGCACAGACGAGTCTGCAGGATGTGCTGTCTCATCATTTCGTCGAATATCGGGCGGACATTGTGGATCGCAGCTATCATCGCCTCAAGACCTCGGATCACGTCTCGCGCTATCGTATCCGCATCCTACAGGAAGTGCAGGAGATACGGCAGAACAAGGAGCGTCTGCGTGCCCTCTGCGACGATGCCGTGCGCCGTCAGCTTGCCGACTCGGTGGAGACTGCGGAATACCGCATGAACGCATCGCTGCAGACGATCGAGGAGATCTATCGGGGACTCGATGATATGTTTGCCCAGATCGACCGTCGCCACAATCAGTATGTGCGCGCGTCCTACGAGCGTGCGCTGTACTTGCAGCAGGCGGGCAGTGCTCGAACGGAAAGCATGATTGCGGGCGTTCTCCTCGCCATAGCCGAGGCGCGCGAGGAGGGAAGCGAGGTCGGGGGTCTGGCGCGCCTCTTCCGTCTGCAAGCAATGGATATGCTCCTACCCTCATCCCGCTATGTACCGCGTAAGAAGCGCATTCTGGAACCGGCTGCGGCCACGCCCGTGCGCAGCATTGATGAGGAGCTGCGTGCGCGTGTGCGGCGTGAGAGTGCGGAGCGCGTTGCGCGCGGCATCTCGCGGCAGAAAATCGAGGCGTGGATTCTGGATGTGCTCGGGCAGCGCGGCTCGATGGAGATCGAGGAGCTGCTGACCATCCTCCGTGAGACGGCGGAGCCCGACCTCCTGCAGCTGCTCTATGTCTATCTCTATGGGCACGACGAGCTGGCGAAATACCGGCTGGGCAAGCACAAGGAGATACGCGAGCAGGATACGATACGATACAGCAACCGCACGCTCAGGCGCAGGGAGAAGAGAAAATGA
- a CDS encoding BaiN/RdsA family NAD(P)/FAD-dependent oxidoreductase: protein MKRIIVVGAGPAGMMAAAAAAECGGSVLLLEKMPRVGRKMMITGKGRCNVTSADEIPDIIKNIVGNGRFLNSSLRAFDNVDVMAFFERLGVPLKTERGNRVFPVSDRALDVVDAIVRHLHDQKVEIRTNAAVTELIIEDGRVCGVRLADGTQIEAAAVILATGGASYPATGSTGDGYALARAAGHTVTEIFPALVPLVTSDAWVKDVQGLSLRNVRATLYHAGRKEQDFFGEMLFTHFGVTGPIILQLSRRASELLAAGQEELELRLNLKPALTHEKLRERVERDFATYERKQLRNAMIDLLPKRLIDPVLNAADLSPERSAQQVSAKERERLVHTLQALALRVTGTRPIAEAIVTAGGVATREIDPRTMESKLVKHLYFVGELVDVDAHTGGYNLQAAFSMGHAAGSYSVWNLEGDK, encoded by the coding sequence GTGAAAAGAATCATTGTGGTGGGGGCGGGACCTGCCGGCATGATGGCAGCGGCGGCAGCGGCAGAGTGCGGCGGGAGCGTTCTGCTTCTCGAGAAGATGCCGCGTGTCGGGCGCAAGATGATGATTACGGGAAAGGGACGCTGCAACGTCACAAGCGCAGACGAGATTCCTGACATCATCAAAAACATTGTGGGCAACGGCAGATTCCTCAACAGCAGTCTGCGCGCCTTTGACAATGTGGATGTCATGGCGTTCTTTGAGCGTCTGGGCGTACCGCTCAAGACGGAGCGTGGCAATCGTGTCTTTCCCGTGAGCGACCGTGCGCTCGATGTGGTGGATGCTATCGTGCGCCATCTGCACGATCAAAAGGTCGAGATTCGGACGAATGCAGCGGTGACGGAACTCATCATCGAGGACGGTCGTGTGTGTGGTGTCCGACTTGCGGACGGCACACAGATCGAGGCGGCTGCCGTGATTCTCGCGACGGGCGGCGCCTCCTATCCCGCGACGGGCTCGACGGGTGACGGCTATGCGCTTGCACGTGCGGCGGGGCACACGGTGACGGAGATTTTCCCCGCGCTTGTCCCGCTCGTGACAAGTGATGCGTGGGTGAAGGATGTGCAGGGGCTCTCGCTGCGCAATGTGCGCGCGACCCTCTACCATGCGGGCAGAAAGGAACAGGACTTCTTCGGGGAGATGCTCTTCACGCATTTCGGCGTAACGGGTCCCATTATTTTGCAGCTGAGTCGACGCGCGTCGGAACTCCTTGCGGCGGGACAGGAGGAGCTCGAGCTGCGGCTGAATCTGAAACCCGCACTGACGCACGAGAAGCTGCGCGAGCGCGTGGAGCGCGACTTTGCAACGTACGAGCGCAAGCAGCTCCGCAATGCGATGATCGATCTCCTGCCAAAGCGCCTGATCGATCCCGTACTGAATGCGGCAGACCTCTCGCCCGAGCGCTCCGCCCAGCAGGTCTCCGCCAAGGAGCGGGAACGTCTCGTACACACCTTGCAGGCGCTGGCGTTGCGGGTCACGGGGACGCGTCCCATTGCAGAGGCGATTGTGACGGCGGGCGGCGTTGCGACGCGAGAGATCGATCCGCGCACAATGGAGTCCAAACTTGTGAAACATCTCTATTTCGTCGGCGAACTGGTCGATGTGGATGCGCATACGGGCGGCTACAATTTACAGGCGGCGTTTTCGATGGGACATGCCGCCGGTTCTTACAGCGTTTGGAATTTGGAAGGGGACAAGTGA
- a CDS encoding DUF4194 domain-containing protein, whose product MKLELLNEEERTRIRSVIQSLLACNFLTREHDAALYIAARRYREELVEYFQVIGWEFRVDERYEIVWLLSTGMAHRRSLTLEESIWLLVLRLIYEEKRTGLSLSTFPMTTLAEIRAKYLALHLPDLKKTALQRLTQLSKQYRLADVLDRELSEEARIRLFHTLVLAVDGEELSELHKRLEIYRQRKEEDDEEAAENEGH is encoded by the coding sequence ATGAAGCTGGAACTGCTGAACGAAGAGGAGCGCACACGCATCCGGAGCGTTATACAGTCGCTTTTGGCGTGCAATTTTCTGACGCGCGAACACGATGCCGCACTCTACATTGCGGCGCGGCGCTACCGCGAGGAGCTTGTGGAGTATTTTCAGGTGATCGGATGGGAGTTCCGCGTGGACGAGCGCTATGAGATTGTGTGGCTGCTCTCCACGGGGATGGCGCACAGGCGATCCCTGACGTTGGAGGAGAGCATCTGGCTGCTCGTACTGCGGCTCATCTATGAGGAAAAGCGTACAGGGCTGAGTCTGAGCACATTCCCGATGACCACGCTCGCAGAGATCCGCGCCAAATATCTGGCACTCCATCTGCCAGACCTCAAGAAAACGGCACTGCAGCGCCTCACACAGCTCTCGAAGCAATACCGCCTCGCAGATGTACTCGATCGGGAGCTGTCCGAGGAGGCACGCATCCGCCTCTTCCACACGCTTGTGCTTGCCGTCGACGGGGAGGAGCTGTCGGAACTGCACAAGAGACTGGAGATCTATCGGCAGAGAAAGGAGGAGGACGATGAAGAAGCTGCGGAAAATGAAGGTCATTAA
- a CDS encoding SbcC/MukB-like Walker B domain-containing protein, producing the protein MNRLGQLSARFLPAFSRALAFRPINQVRDFIYEYILLPRDLKLDVLREVFYSYQKFERDLQGLRAQKHELETLQEHYDSFCKWRDTACEQEFVLLSYRHMREAEKLDAGRMQKESCRERVDELQVRMHEQERLSERRNLEQQEAYAAWQGNDTKRRRDELLAAQKECEEKQRALRASHRQLQQKMLRESERIAALAAYPAGEFYALPEGAAASLGELSQILTHAAEADVRAEEIGQLQGGLRDGGTLLAEIGAGMQRGALLLEQEQTAAGARQEELRAEIDGLKRRQRKYRPEMTRLKELLEQRLAGRSGVYVLCEELEILDEEWRDTLEGYLNTQRFDLLVDESVFREALHIYEREKKQRHFDGVGLVNTEAEKKYLGVQENGSLAALLQAKNPLAQARIDHLLGSVMQAADEQEMITYRSAATKSCMSYKGLVARQIPRRFYEIPYIGAGAIERQLEIRQRELEEVRQRLAALAEEARRMQTFADLLHEPLHRYGDFAEQLGVLSELEACAAELARMAEELSGMDLSEAERLKAAYEEARQRAEEAARACSETTKEQARAESALDQAERALPLLARAEEESGQAVRAWRDAYPELSEAAEARLAALMQEAHGERSMEERLQSYESSRRGNETRRDNMWQQLLVARERYGLEHGDTGHVYDPDHAYYAQIHARLAATDIPAFEEKAREALAQSEMEFKAHFIFSMREAIESARHEFRDLNYSLDQFQFHKDKYSFLITPSAKYKPFYDAVMTADWEMAGGLFAETDAAANEQAMELFEKLVKGTPEEQEEFSDYRRYLDYDIRITDTAGQSYLYSRVLRQTSGGETQTPFYIAILAAFQQIYNDKTIRLTVFDEAFNKMDEERIKSCIQLIKRMDMQLIVAVPDEKLAAIAPLMDQSIIVTNAGNHCFTDELGDVRTWEKGMTHEASGEQDLL; encoded by the coding sequence ATGAACCGACTGGGGCAGCTTTCTGCACGCTTCTTGCCGGCTTTTTCACGCGCGCTCGCCTTTCGCCCCATCAATCAGGTGCGCGATTTTATCTATGAGTACATCCTCCTCCCGCGCGATCTGAAATTGGACGTCCTGCGCGAGGTGTTCTACTCCTATCAGAAATTCGAGCGCGATCTGCAGGGGCTGCGCGCGCAGAAGCACGAACTGGAAACGCTGCAGGAGCACTATGATTCCTTCTGCAAGTGGCGGGATACCGCATGCGAGCAGGAGTTTGTCCTCCTGTCCTACAGGCATATGCGCGAGGCGGAAAAGCTGGATGCGGGGCGTATGCAGAAAGAGTCCTGCCGCGAACGCGTGGATGAGCTGCAGGTCAGAATGCACGAGCAGGAGCGGCTGTCCGAGCGCAGGAATCTTGAGCAGCAGGAGGCATATGCCGCGTGGCAGGGCAATGATACAAAGCGAAGGCGTGACGAACTGCTTGCAGCGCAGAAGGAATGCGAGGAGAAGCAGCGTGCGCTCAGAGCATCCCATCGACAGCTGCAGCAGAAAATGCTGCGGGAATCCGAGCGAATTGCAGCGCTTGCCGCATATCCTGCGGGCGAATTCTATGCGCTGCCGGAGGGCGCGGCGGCATCCTTGGGCGAGCTGTCGCAGATACTCACACATGCGGCGGAGGCTGACGTACGGGCGGAGGAGATTGGGCAGCTGCAAGGGGGGCTGCGCGATGGCGGCACACTGCTCGCTGAGATCGGCGCAGGGATGCAGCGCGGCGCACTCCTCTTGGAACAGGAGCAGACGGCAGCCGGAGCGAGGCAGGAGGAACTGCGCGCGGAGATCGACGGGCTCAAGCGGCGGCAGCGCAAATACCGCCCCGAGATGACGCGGCTCAAGGAGCTCTTGGAGCAGCGGCTTGCGGGACGCTCCGGGGTCTATGTGCTCTGCGAGGAGCTGGAGATTCTGGACGAGGAGTGGCGCGATACACTGGAAGGCTATCTGAACACCCAGCGCTTCGATCTCCTCGTGGATGAGTCTGTCTTTCGTGAGGCGCTGCATATCTATGAGCGTGAAAAGAAGCAGCGCCATTTCGACGGCGTCGGGCTTGTCAATACGGAGGCAGAGAAAAAGTATCTCGGCGTACAGGAAAACGGATCGCTTGCAGCCCTCCTGCAGGCGAAGAATCCCCTTGCACAGGCGCGCATTGACCATCTGCTTGGGTCGGTTATGCAGGCTGCGGACGAGCAGGAGATGATAACGTATCGGAGCGCCGCAACCAAGAGCTGTATGTCCTACAAGGGTCTTGTGGCGCGTCAGATACCACGGCGCTTCTATGAGATCCCGTACATCGGCGCGGGCGCGATTGAGCGTCAGCTAGAGATCCGTCAGCGGGAGTTGGAGGAGGTGCGTCAACGACTTGCTGCGCTCGCAGAGGAAGCGCGCCGCATGCAGACATTTGCCGACCTTCTGCACGAGCCTCTGCATCGGTATGGAGATTTTGCCGAGCAGCTGGGCGTCCTGTCCGAACTCGAAGCCTGCGCAGCGGAGCTGGCGCGGATGGCTGAGGAGCTCTCCGGCATGGATCTCAGCGAGGCGGAGCGCCTGAAAGCCGCCTATGAGGAGGCGCGTCAGCGCGCAGAGGAGGCGGCACGCGCATGCAGTGAGACGACGAAGGAGCAGGCCCGTGCCGAGTCTGCGCTCGACCAGGCGGAGCGCGCACTGCCGCTTCTTGCACGCGCGGAGGAGGAGTCGGGGCAGGCGGTTCGGGCGTGGCGCGATGCCTATCCGGAGCTGTCCGAGGCAGCCGAGGCGCGGCTTGCCGCTCTCATGCAGGAGGCACACGGCGAGCGCAGCATGGAGGAGCGTCTGCAGAGCTACGAGAGCAGCCGGCGCGGCAACGAGACGCGGCGTGACAATATGTGGCAGCAGCTGCTTGTCGCGCGCGAGCGCTACGGGCTGGAACACGGCGATACGGGGCACGTCTATGACCCCGATCATGCCTACTACGCACAGATCCACGCACGCCTTGCGGCGACGGATATTCCCGCCTTCGAGGAGAAGGCGCGCGAGGCTCTGGCGCAGTCGGAGATGGAGTTCAAGGCGCATTTCATCTTCAGTATGCGCGAAGCGATCGAGAGTGCGCGGCATGAATTCCGTGACCTGAACTATTCGCTCGATCAATTTCAGTTCCACAAGGATAAATACAGCTTCCTCATCACGCCCAGCGCGAAGTACAAGCCGTTTTACGATGCGGTCATGACGGCGGATTGGGAGATGGCGGGCGGGCTCTTTGCGGAGACCGATGCGGCGGCAAACGAGCAGGCGATGGAGCTGTTTGAAAAACTGGTCAAAGGAACGCCTGAGGAACAGGAGGAGTTCTCCGACTATCGGCGCTATCTCGACTACGACATCCGCATCACGGATACAGCGGGGCAGTCCTATCTGTACTCGCGCGTTCTGCGGCAGACCTCGGGCGGCGAGACGCAGACGCCGTTCTACATTGCAATCCTTGCCGCGTTTCAGCAGATTTACAACGACAAGACCATACGCCTCACCGTCTTTGACGAGGCGTTCAATAAAATGGACGAGGAGCGCATCAAATCCTGCATTCAGCTCATCAAGCGCATGGACATGCAGCTGATTGTCGCCGTCCCGGATGAGAAGCTCGCCGCCATTGCCCCCCTGATGGATCAGTCGATCATCGTAACAAATGCGGGCAATCACTGCTTTACTGATGAATTGGGCGATGTGCGGACGTGGGAGAAGGGGATGACACATGAGGCAAGCGGAGAGCAGGACTTACTATGA
- a CDS encoding lysophospholipid acyltransferase family protein — translation MLYGFLQYFFRLIFYTLFRTRVYGRENIPAEGAVILAANHASNIDPPLMASLIERPVSYMAKIELFENPIFGAAIRRCHAFPVKRGASDRGAIKAAVTVLKEGRVLGLFPEGTRSKTGELQKAEAGVALIAAMTGAPIVPVAILNTHRIFTNGGLIPQLRIMYGMPISFHGDRKSKESLDTFSEEIMAHIAQMKEELARK, via the coding sequence ATGCTTTACGGATTTTTACAGTATTTCTTCCGATTGATTTTCTATACCCTTTTCCGCACGCGCGTCTATGGACGTGAGAATATCCCCGCTGAGGGCGCGGTCATCCTCGCTGCAAACCACGCGAGCAATATCGACCCGCCGCTCATGGCGAGCCTCATCGAGCGCCCCGTCAGCTACATGGCGAAGATCGAGCTGTTCGAGAATCCGATCTTCGGCGCGGCGATTCGCCGCTGTCATGCCTTTCCCGTGAAGCGCGGCGCATCCGACCGCGGCGCGATCAAGGCGGCGGTTACGGTGCTGAAGGAGGGGCGCGTTCTGGGGCTCTTCCCCGAGGGCACGCGCAGCAAGACGGGCGAGCTGCAAAAGGCGGAGGCGGGCGTCGCTCTCATCGCCGCCATGACGGGCGCACCGATTGTGCCCGTTGCCATTCTGAACACGCATCGCATATTTACAAACGGTGGGCTGATACCGCAGCTGCGCATTATGTACGGCATGCCGATCTCGTTCCACGGCGACCGCAAGAGCAAGGAATCGTTGGACACCTTCTCCGAGGAGATCATGGCACATATTGCGCAGATGAAGGAAGAACTTGCGCGTAAGTGA
- the aroA gene encoding 3-phosphoshikimate 1-carboxyvinyltransferase gives MAEIQTIAPVRHGWQGEVEIPGDKSISHRSVMFAGLGNTPVHIRNFLHAADCLSTVGVMRALGVDVEFLNENELIVTGKGLHGLTEPMTVLDAGNSGTTLRLMMGLLAPQPFLSTFCGDASLTRRPMGRVLLPLSAMGARIYGRNTNNNLPLTIVPTGEKLRGIHYESPVASAQVKSAILLAGLYADAPTTVTEPYVSRDHTEQMLAGFGVRLERTGTNVTLFPVEEGGYRAPEEITVPGDISSAAYFLVAGTIIEGSRLLLKNVGINPTRTGILDVLTEMGANIQLENERTSGGERVADIIVASASLRGISFGAEIMPRLIDEIPVIAVAALFAEGDTVITGAGELRVKETDRLHAIAEEFQKLAPGSVEEQEDGLIIHGKTEIRQAQVSSWGDHRMAMSLAVLGVAAEGVRIEEPDSVNISYPAFFSEMERLSKGGSL, from the coding sequence ATGGCAGAGATTCAAACGATTGCGCCCGTGCGGCACGGCTGGCAGGGCGAGGTCGAGATTCCGGGCGACAAGTCCATCTCGCACCGCAGCGTCATGTTTGCGGGGCTGGGCAATACGCCCGTTCATATCAGGAATTTTCTCCATGCGGCGGACTGCCTCTCGACGGTCGGCGTCATGCGCGCGCTCGGCGTGGATGTGGAGTTTTTGAATGAGAACGAGCTGATCGTTACGGGGAAGGGGCTGCACGGTCTGACCGAGCCGATGACGGTGCTCGATGCGGGCAACTCCGGGACGACTCTGCGCCTCATGATGGGACTGCTCGCTCCGCAGCCCTTCCTCTCGACATTTTGCGGTGACGCATCGCTGACGCGCCGCCCGATGGGGCGCGTGCTCCTGCCGCTCTCCGCGATGGGCGCACGAATCTACGGGCGAAATACAAACAACAACCTCCCGCTTACGATTGTACCGACGGGAGAGAAGCTGCGCGGCATCCACTATGAGAGCCCTGTTGCGAGTGCACAGGTCAAGTCTGCAATTCTGCTTGCAGGGCTCTATGCTGATGCACCGACTACCGTGACAGAGCCATATGTATCGCGTGACCATACGGAGCAGATGCTCGCGGGCTTTGGCGTGCGTTTGGAGCGCACAGGGACGAACGTTACTTTATTCCCCGTGGAGGAGGGTGGCTATCGTGCGCCCGAGGAAATCACCGTGCCCGGGGATATCAGCTCGGCAGCGTACTTCCTCGTCGCAGGTACAATCATCGAGGGCAGCCGACTCCTGCTGAAAAATGTGGGCATCAATCCGACGCGTACGGGCATTCTCGACGTACTCACAGAGATGGGCGCTAATATTCAGCTCGAAAACGAGCGCACGAGCGGCGGGGAGCGCGTGGCGGACATCATTGTCGCGTCGGCGTCCCTGCGCGGCATCTCCTTTGGTGCGGAGATCATGCCGCGCCTCATCGACGAGATTCCCGTGATCGCCGTCGCCGCGCTCTTTGCCGAGGGCGATACCGTCATCACGGGCGCGGGCGAATTGCGTGTGAAGGAAACCGACCGTCTCCACGCAATCGCCGAGGAGTTTCAAAAGCTCGCGCCCGGCAGCGTCGAGGAGCAGGAGGACGGGCTCATCATCCACGGAAAAACTGAGATACGTCAGGCGCAGGTCAGCAGCTGGGGCGATCACCGCATGGCAATGTCGCTTGCCGTCCTCGGCGTGGCGGCGGAGGGCGTTCGGATCGAGGAGCCGGACAGCGTGAATATCTCATATCCGGCATTCTTCTCCGAGATGGAGCGTCTGAGCAAAGGAGGATCTTTATGA
- the cmk gene encoding (d)CMP kinase, with product MKRVIAIDGPAGAGKSTVAKIVAEKLGYTYIDTGAMYRGVAWKTLRDDKEATDEAILRAVHDIDVRLACTKSGTRVTVDGTDVTAEIRTPEVTHIVSRVAALGPVREKMVELQRAMAVDGAVVMDGRDIGTNVLPNADVKIFLTASVEERARRRYDEMVAKGYAVDFDELKDEIASRDKQDSERTISPLRQAEDAVLLDSTALSIDDVVARILELSE from the coding sequence ATGAAGCGTGTGATTGCGATTGACGGCCCCGCAGGTGCGGGCAAGAGCACCGTCGCCAAGATTGTGGCGGAAAAGCTCGGCTATACCTATATCGACACGGGCGCGATGTATCGCGGCGTTGCCTGGAAAACCCTGCGGGATGACAAAGAGGCGACCGATGAGGCGATCCTGCGTGCGGTTCACGATATCGACGTGCGCCTTGCCTGCACGAAGAGTGGTACGCGCGTCACGGTCGACGGCACGGATGTGACCGCTGAGATCCGCACGCCCGAGGTCACGCACATCGTCTCGCGCGTTGCGGCACTCGGCCCCGTCCGCGAGAAGATGGTGGAGCTGCAGCGCGCGATGGCGGTGGACGGTGCCGTTGTGATGGACGGGCGCGACATCGGGACGAATGTGCTGCCAAATGCCGACGTGAAGATCTTCCTCACGGCATCCGTGGAGGAACGCGCACGCCGCCGCTATGACGAGATGGTGGCAAAGGGCTATGCCGTTGACTTTGATGAGCTGAAAGATGAGATTGCATCCCGTGACAAGCAGGACAGCGAGCGCACAATCTCACCTCTGCGGCAGGCGGAGGACGCTGTGCTGCTCGACTCGACGGCGCTCTCCATCGACGACGTTGTCGCGCGGATCTTGGAACTATCGGAATAG
- a CDS encoding ATP-binding protein — MKKLRKMKVINWHYFDEDEISFGSATMLSGHSGAGKSTLLDALQYIFIGSQTQARFNAAATQEARRTLLHYLRGKIKAEGVQYLRADEFTSYIVLEFYDDIKKVSFLAGYVVDVFRDDSLQEEFFLLDRRALSEVEFRGEDGALYTREAFHRRYAHGSSVFETGKKQW; from the coding sequence ATGAAGAAGCTGCGGAAAATGAAGGTCATTAATTGGCATTATTTCGATGAGGACGAGATTTCCTTCGGCTCGGCAACCATGCTCTCGGGGCACAGCGGCGCGGGCAAGTCCACCCTGCTCGACGCCCTGCAGTACATCTTCATTGGGAGTCAGACGCAGGCGCGGTTCAACGCGGCGGCGACGCAGGAAGCACGGCGGACGCTGCTGCACTATCTGCGCGGCAAGATCAAGGCAGAAGGGGTACAGTATCTGCGCGCGGATGAATTTACCTCCTACATCGTGCTGGAATTCTATGACGATATAAAAAAGGTTTCCTTTCTTGCAGGATATGTGGTCGATGTCTTCCGCGATGATAGTTTGCAGGAGGAATTCTTCCTGCTCGATCGACGTGCCCTCTCGGAGGTCGAGTTTCGTGGGGAGGACGGCGCGCTCTATACGCGGGAGGCATTTCATCGGCGCTATGCACACGGCAGCAGCGTCTTCGAGACGGGGAAGAAGCAGTGGTAG
- a CDS encoding Wadjet anti-phage system protein JetD domain-containing protein, producing MRQAESRTYYEREILSILLEKYERSNAAIGGAGRRPQFRLRKSALASAYADELDADRREAIEAAAEELERQGMISVVWERHGTGRIERILLAVDAAQLYERMGRTMPLVRVEEYRSEISRLAAAKGVWVRRCCNEAHRILSANRIPAFLPKEKALCANLIRAILSLPAAGENAIPKRVFSQRVFGDSKYFERCIETPLLILLRRFAEEPCETDAAYLDMAGITGHHGKVWIAGRMDFSLHGRAYMLADFAGGIELTYDTVAAMKIETLPPSILTVENLTNAEVLAQEGADYLLIYTAGFPNRTIQALLSKISRMQPPDIAHWGDLDYGGIRIFEYLRKNFFSHLIPYRMDVEELRAHRAFAQNLTDAQKKRLKALLCREDFALWHELIRVMLAEGIWLEQEALLWENDMTS from the coding sequence ATGAGGCAAGCGGAGAGCAGGACTTACTATGAGCGGGAGATACTGAGCATCCTTCTCGAGAAATACGAGCGCAGCAACGCTGCCATCGGCGGGGCGGGACGGCGGCCTCAGTTTCGCCTGCGGAAATCAGCGCTTGCCTCTGCCTATGCGGACGAGCTTGATGCGGATCGGCGTGAGGCAATCGAGGCGGCGGCAGAGGAACTCGAACGGCAGGGCATGATCTCTGTCGTGTGGGAGCGTCATGGCACGGGACGGATCGAGCGCATTCTGCTTGCAGTGGATGCGGCGCAGCTCTATGAGCGTATGGGGCGCACAATGCCGCTTGTGCGCGTGGAGGAGTACCGTTCTGAGATTTCGCGGCTGGCGGCGGCAAAGGGCGTATGGGTGCGGCGTTGCTGCAACGAAGCGCATAGAATATTGTCCGCGAACAGGATTCCCGCATTCCTACCCAAGGAGAAGGCACTTTGTGCAAATCTGATCCGCGCCATCCTCTCACTTCCCGCTGCGGGGGAGAATGCCATACCGAAGCGCGTATTCAGTCAGCGCGTCTTTGGCGACAGCAAGTATTTTGAACGATGCATCGAGACGCCCCTTCTCATCCTTCTGCGGCGCTTCGCAGAGGAACCCTGTGAAACAGATGCCGCGTATCTGGATATGGCGGGCATCACGGGTCATCATGGGAAAGTATGGATTGCAGGGCGCATGGATTTTTCGCTGCATGGAAGAGCGTATATGCTTGCCGACTTTGCGGGCGGGATCGAGCTGACCTATGACACCGTAGCAGCAATGAAGATTGAAACGCTGCCGCCCTCCATCCTGACGGTCGAGAATCTGACGAATGCAGAGGTCCTTGCACAGGAGGGGGCGGATTACCTCCTCATCTATACGGCGGGATTTCCAAATCGCACCATACAGGCGTTGCTGTCGAAGATTTCGAGAATGCAGCCCCCTGATATAGCGCATTGGGGCGATCTGGACTATGGCGGGATTCGCATTTTTGAATATCTGCGCAAGAACTTCTTTTCCCATCTGATACCGTATCGGATGGACGTGGAGGAACTGCGCGCCCATCGTGCCTTTGCCCAAAACTTGACGGACGCACAGAAAAAACGCCTCAAGGCGCTTCTTTGCCGTGAGGATTTTGCCCTGTGGCACGAACTCATCCGCGTCATGCTCGCCGAGGGCATATGGTTGGAGCAGGAAGCGCTCTTGTGGGAAAATGATATGACATCGTAG